A genome region from Fervidicoccaceae archaeon includes the following:
- a CDS encoding Lrp/AsnC family transcriptional regulator: protein MSERSDSSPLRLDEKDLELLELLKRNSRISYRELAERLGVSKTAVKKRVDKLVGSGIIKRFTIEYEIAQKVKAVVLLKVLPGYDVPAVAKKIAELDMADQVYEVAGEYDVVVVASTPNIQTINKLVDSLRRTEGVASTNTLIVLRAW, encoded by the coding sequence TTGTCGGAACGGAGCGACTCTAGCCCCCTGAGGCTCGACGAGAAGGACCTGGAGCTGTTGGAACTCCTCAAGAGGAACTCGAGGATCTCTTACAGAGAGCTCGCCGAGAGGCTCGGCGTCAGCAAGACCGCCGTGAAGAAGAGGGTCGATAAGCTCGTCGGCTCGGGCATCATCAAGAGATTCACCATAGAGTACGAGATCGCTCAAAAGGTCAAGGCGGTAGTGCTACTCAAGGTCCTCCCAGGCTACGACGTCCCCGCCGTCGCTAAGAAGATCGCCGAGCTGGACATGGCAGATCAAGTCTACGAGGTGGCCGGAGAGTACGACGTGGTGGTCGTGGCATCGACGCCGAACATTCAGACAATAAATAAGCTCGTGGACTCCCTCAGAAGGACCGAGGGAGTGGCCTCGACTAATACTCTCATCGTTTTGAGAGCTTGGTGA
- the yciH gene encoding stress response translation initiation inhibitor YciH: protein MERGQKRVMGSGDELGAICAGLPPELCEQLAREQQIIKIRLEKRKFGKEVTIVEGLDERELSLKKLASQLKSRLATGGTAKDGRIELQGDHRQAVREILEEMGFPPENIIVI from the coding sequence GTGGAGAGAGGTCAAAAGAGGGTAATGGGCAGCGGAGACGAGCTCGGCGCGATATGCGCGGGTCTTCCCCCGGAGTTGTGCGAGCAGCTAGCTCGAGAGCAGCAGATCATCAAGATTCGGCTCGAGAAGAGGAAGTTTGGCAAAGAAGTTACCATCGTCGAGGGCCTCGATGAGAGGGAGCTGAGCCTCAAGAAGCTCGCCTCTCAGTTAAAGTCTAGGCTAGCGACCGGCGGAACGGCTAAAGATGGGAGGATAGAGCTTCAGGGAGATCACAGGCAGGCCGTCCGCGAGATCCTGGAGGAGATGGGCTTCCCCCCGGAGAACATCATTGTTATCTGA
- the metG gene encoding methionine--tRNA ligase subunit beta has protein sequence MSSEIDIEAFSKIDLRVGLVESAERVEGTKLIRLTVYLGEELGRRQVVAGIGEYYSPEQLVGRKVIVVANLRPKKIRGLVSQGMILAAGCGQGERPVVLVPENEAAARPGSKVC, from the coding sequence ATGAGCAGCGAAATAGATATCGAGGCGTTCTCGAAGATAGACCTGCGCGTGGGGCTTGTAGAGAGCGCCGAGAGAGTCGAGGGGACCAAGCTCATCAGGCTCACGGTGTACCTCGGCGAGGAGCTCGGGAGGAGGCAGGTCGTGGCTGGGATAGGAGAGTATTACTCGCCCGAGCAACTCGTTGGCAGAAAGGTGATAGTCGTGGCTAACTTGAGACCCAAGAAAATACGCGGGCTCGTCAGCCAGGGCATGATATTGGCCGCGGGGTGTGGCCAAGGCGAGAGGCCCGTGGTGCTCGTGCCAGAGAACGAGGCCGCGGCCAGGCCGGGCTCCAAGGTCTGTTGA
- a CDS encoding TldD/PmbA family protein, producing the protein MYRDRVEYSESVLEIAWRRGDVEVNESRSSARAVRLATNRGWVICSTTRPVAWDVLEEEALRLAGSERAESSAELAEASLYVGRVMLGESSADPLGEGMRAVDLARALLEEKGLTGEVVLVFSETERRLEHPSGSASERKTLSELYVYADARLEGSRAVGSAHAAVLGPPSKISPKSVESLVEKAARRALWGLRAKKLSPLERGPKTVLLMGEASAAFFHELSHLLEADVPEHIALGTLVSSKSLTVYDDPFDPESPASVFFDDEAVSARKRTLVEDGVAVGLLHTRETASLHGDAPGSARGLFHRPKAMQSTIVVSSGDNWRESEIVEETRSGLLIDGVVEAELRGGTVRLVPEEAWIVAKGEVREPIKLEELKLPLLHSLTRIDAVGRAAYLRASYEKKHLVAERAPWVRTVAYVA; encoded by the coding sequence ATGTACAGAGACCGCGTGGAGTACTCGGAGAGCGTTCTCGAGATCGCGTGGAGAAGGGGAGACGTCGAGGTCAACGAGTCTAGATCGTCGGCTAGAGCCGTGAGGCTTGCCACAAATAGAGGCTGGGTCATCTGCTCGACGACGAGACCCGTGGCCTGGGACGTCCTAGAAGAAGAGGCCCTCCGTCTAGCGGGGAGCGAGAGAGCGGAGAGCTCGGCCGAGTTGGCCGAAGCCTCCCTCTACGTGGGCAGAGTGATGCTCGGCGAGAGCTCCGCCGATCCCCTGGGCGAGGGCATGAGAGCGGTCGACCTCGCCAGAGCTCTCTTGGAGGAGAAGGGCCTCACCGGCGAGGTTGTGCTAGTGTTCTCGGAGACCGAGAGGAGGTTGGAGCACCCGTCGGGCTCTGCCTCGGAGAGAAAGACCTTGAGCGAGCTCTACGTGTACGCCGACGCCAGGCTCGAGGGGTCTAGGGCCGTGGGCTCAGCTCACGCGGCGGTGCTGGGGCCTCCCTCGAAGATCTCCCCCAAGAGCGTGGAGTCTCTCGTCGAGAAGGCGGCGAGGAGGGCTCTCTGGGGCCTGAGAGCCAAGAAGCTGAGCCCCCTCGAGCGAGGCCCCAAGACCGTGCTATTGATGGGGGAAGCGAGTGCGGCCTTCTTCCACGAGCTCTCTCACCTCCTCGAGGCGGACGTCCCCGAGCATATCGCGCTCGGCACGCTCGTCTCGAGCAAGAGTCTGACCGTGTACGATGACCCCTTCGACCCCGAGAGCCCAGCCTCCGTGTTCTTCGACGACGAGGCCGTGTCGGCGAGGAAGAGGACGTTGGTAGAGGATGGAGTAGCGGTTGGCCTCCTCCACACGAGAGAGACGGCCTCTCTCCACGGCGACGCGCCGGGCTCAGCTCGAGGCCTCTTCCATAGGCCTAAAGCCATGCAATCGACGATAGTAGTCAGCTCCGGGGACAACTGGAGGGAGAGCGAGATAGTCGAGGAGACCAGGAGCGGGCTGCTGATCGATGGAGTCGTGGAGGCCGAGCTCCGCGGAGGCACGGTAAGGCTCGTCCCGGAGGAGGCGTGGATCGTGGCGAAGGGGGAGGTGAGAGAGCCGATCAAGCTGGAGGAGCTCAAGCTCCCCCTGCTCCACTCTCTCACGAGGATAGACGCGGTGGGGAGGGCCGCTTATCTGAGGGCCTCCTACGAGAAGAAGCATTTAGTGGCCGAGAGGGCTCCGTGGGTGAGGACCGTAGCCTACGTGGCCTGA
- a CDS encoding transcription initiation factor IIB, which yields MSRAEERPEKSESAECPPDAVVFDPERGEYICAATGEIIESRLVQQGPEWRAFTPEEKEKRSRVGGPLSPTIHDRGLSTMIDWRDRDATGRRLEPKTRLEFLRYRKWQIRSRIQSGIDRNLAQAMNELERLSNQLRLSRSVQEEAAIIYRKAVERGLVRGRSIESVVAAAIYLACRLKRAPRSLDEIVLHTKSNRKEVARCYRLLVRELQIRVPLANPLDYLPRMGSLLGLSGRVLKRAAEIIEAAREHAITAGKDPAGLAAAAIYLATLLENERRTQKEIANVAGVTEVTVRNRYKELVTTLKLEVPLEEKI from the coding sequence GTGAGTAGAGCCGAAGAGCGGCCCGAGAAGAGCGAGTCAGCGGAGTGCCCGCCCGACGCCGTGGTCTTCGACCCAGAGAGAGGAGAATACATCTGCGCCGCCACCGGAGAGATCATAGAGTCTAGGCTGGTCCAGCAGGGCCCTGAGTGGAGGGCGTTCACGCCTGAGGAGAAAGAGAAGAGGAGCAGAGTGGGCGGCCCCCTCTCGCCCACGATACACGACAGAGGACTCAGTACGATGATAGATTGGAGGGACAGGGACGCCACCGGCAGGAGGCTCGAGCCAAAGACGAGGCTCGAGTTCCTCAGGTATAGGAAGTGGCAGATCAGGAGCAGAATACAGAGCGGCATCGATAGGAACCTGGCTCAGGCGATGAACGAGCTCGAGAGACTCTCCAATCAGCTCAGGCTCTCTAGGTCGGTTCAGGAGGAGGCAGCCATAATCTACAGGAAAGCCGTCGAGAGGGGCCTCGTGAGGGGGAGGAGCATAGAGAGCGTCGTCGCCGCGGCGATATATTTGGCCTGCAGATTGAAGAGGGCTCCGCGCTCCTTAGACGAAATAGTCCTCCACACGAAGTCTAACAGAAAAGAGGTCGCCAGATGCTACAGGCTTCTGGTGCGCGAGCTACAGATAAGAGTACCTCTCGCCAATCCTCTGGACTACCTCCCCAGGATGGGCAGCCTCCTCGGCCTCAGCGGTAGGGTCCTGAAGAGGGCGGCCGAGATAATCGAGGCCGCTAGGGAGCACGCCATAACGGCCGGCAAGGACCCGGCGGGCCTCGCGGCCGCCGCCATATACCTGGCTACCCTGCTCGAGAACGAGAGGAGGACTCAGAAGGAGATAGCCAACGTCGCCGGCGTGACCGAAGTCACGGTGAGGAACAGATACAAGGAGCTCGTAACGACTTTGAAGCTCGAGGTCCCGCTCGAGGAGAAGATCTGA
- a CDS encoding [LysW]-aminoadipate/[LysW]-glutamate kinase, with product MTIVVKVGGRVLKSNFERLLDSLAAAWKSGTRLVFVHGGGDQVTEFCQKLGIQPRFLVSPSGIRSRYTSWEELEVYLMVMAGLVNKRLVAGLLARGVKSVGLSGLDGALVIAERKKKLIAVDERGRKMLVEGGYTGKITSADASLIERLLELGHVPVIAPIAYGDGVPLNVDGDQMAARLAEALRTEALVLLTDVPGVFVNGSLVERLSPSEASLLAERVGPGMNRKLALAAEAVSRGVGRAVIASGLTEDPIGEALRGGGTVIVGTERL from the coding sequence GTGACGATAGTAGTTAAAGTCGGCGGGAGGGTCCTGAAGAGCAACTTCGAGAGACTCTTAGACTCTCTGGCCGCAGCGTGGAAATCTGGGACCAGGCTTGTCTTCGTTCACGGCGGGGGAGACCAGGTCACCGAGTTCTGCCAGAAGCTGGGCATTCAACCCAGATTCCTGGTCAGTCCCAGCGGCATTAGGAGTAGGTACACAAGCTGGGAAGAGCTCGAAGTCTACCTCATGGTCATGGCCGGCCTCGTCAACAAGAGGCTAGTGGCCGGCTTGCTGGCACGCGGGGTCAAGAGCGTGGGGCTGAGCGGGCTCGACGGAGCGCTCGTGATTGCCGAGAGGAAGAAAAAGCTGATAGCGGTCGACGAGAGGGGCAGGAAGATGTTGGTTGAGGGAGGCTACACGGGCAAGATAACGAGCGCGGACGCCTCGCTCATCGAGCGCCTCCTGGAGCTCGGCCACGTCCCCGTGATCGCGCCAATAGCCTACGGAGACGGCGTCCCCCTCAACGTGGACGGAGACCAGATGGCGGCCAGGCTCGCCGAGGCTCTCAGGACCGAGGCTCTCGTGTTGCTCACAGATGTGCCGGGAGTATTCGTGAACGGCTCCCTCGTCGAGAGGCTCTCGCCCTCCGAGGCCTCGCTGCTCGCCGAACGAGTGGGGCCTGGCATGAATAGGAAGCTCGCTCTGGCGGCCGAAGCCGTCTCGCGCGGCGTGGGCCGAGCCGTCATAGCCAGCGGCCTCACGGAGGACCCCATCGGGGAGGCCTTGAGAGGAGGTGGCACGGTGATTGTCGGAACGGAGCGACTCTAG
- a CDS encoding HAD-IB family phosphatase: MSSTTPRKVKIVAFDMDGVLVPHKNSWDLVHARFGVLREAEELALMFRRGEIDYYDWLYLSTLLWLKASGGTASRRDLEKVFERVDVDPRFLDVIERLRSEGRKIVIVSCGVSVLVEKIAKRVKADEWHSSLLVFDSRGRLVPGGIPRVEAGGKGRVLLEVAERMRANRSELAFVGDSVWDREAFAVAGLPILYGDDQVEAEVCARARSPEEILDIVSSYERGALECEDRAK; encoded by the coding sequence TTGAGCTCAACGACGCCGAGAAAAGTGAAGATCGTCGCCTTCGACATGGACGGAGTCTTGGTGCCTCACAAGAACAGCTGGGACCTAGTCCACGCTCGGTTCGGAGTGCTGAGAGAGGCAGAGGAGCTCGCTCTCATGTTTCGGAGAGGCGAGATAGATTACTACGACTGGCTCTATTTATCCACGCTGCTCTGGCTCAAAGCGAGCGGGGGGACCGCGAGCAGGAGAGACCTAGAGAAGGTCTTCGAGAGGGTCGACGTGGATCCACGCTTCCTCGACGTTATCGAGAGGCTGAGATCTGAGGGGAGGAAGATCGTCATAGTGAGCTGCGGCGTCAGCGTCCTCGTCGAGAAGATAGCCAAGAGAGTCAAAGCCGACGAGTGGCACTCCAGCCTGCTCGTCTTCGACTCGCGCGGTCGCCTGGTACCGGGGGGTATTCCGAGGGTCGAGGCGGGCGGCAAGGGGAGGGTCCTGTTGGAGGTTGCCGAGAGGATGAGGGCTAACCGCTCTGAGCTAGCTTTCGTTGGAGACAGCGTGTGGGACAGAGAGGCGTTCGCCGTGGCCGGCCTCCCCATACTCTACGGGGACGACCAGGTCGAGGCGGAGGTGTGCGCGAGAGCTCGCTCGCCCGAGGAGATCCTCGATATAGTGTCCAGTTACGAGAGGGGAGCGCTCGAGTGCGAGGACCGTGCCAAATAA
- a CDS encoding MFS transporter codes for MRRELAVLLLLGLVSLTADVAYEGARSVSGPFLESLGAAPLMAAIVGSGELLSYAMRFLGGYVAAAFMSSTVLWAIVIAGYAVNLVVVPLLAFAGQWEIAVALYLAERVGKGLRTPARETILAEVSSSIGRGKGFGIHEVLDQVGAFAGPLAVSRALNAGGYSLAFLSLSLPAAASVGLVAAAALMYPKIKSVDRGSAPSAGLRGLPRRFWLYTASSSLLLAGYIHWSIASMYIASEKLASASDIALAYSVAMAVDALVALPAGIMYDKLGLKSLTPAPLLVTLIPLFMFRSEISASLYVVGALWGVVMGLYETNMRAAVADLVEPRDRSMAYGTFGLMTGASWSAGGFVFSSLLSRESSLLLYVALVEALSLASLLWLARSDER; via the coding sequence ATGAGGAGAGAGCTGGCTGTGCTCCTGCTCCTGGGCCTGGTCTCGCTAACGGCCGACGTGGCCTACGAGGGGGCTAGGTCCGTCAGCGGGCCGTTTCTCGAGAGCCTCGGCGCCGCCCCATTGATGGCAGCTATCGTCGGGAGCGGAGAGCTCCTGAGCTACGCGATGAGATTTTTGGGAGGCTACGTAGCCGCGGCATTCATGTCATCGACTGTGCTCTGGGCAATCGTGATAGCGGGCTACGCCGTCAACCTCGTCGTCGTGCCTCTCTTGGCTTTCGCCGGTCAGTGGGAAATCGCCGTGGCGTTGTACCTGGCCGAGAGAGTGGGCAAGGGGCTCAGAACCCCGGCTCGAGAGACGATACTGGCCGAGGTCTCCTCGAGCATTGGGCGGGGCAAGGGCTTTGGGATCCACGAGGTATTAGATCAGGTGGGAGCCTTCGCCGGTCCCCTGGCGGTCTCTCGGGCTTTGAACGCGGGCGGCTACTCCCTGGCGTTTTTGTCCCTCTCGCTGCCGGCCGCGGCGTCAGTGGGACTCGTCGCCGCGGCCGCACTGATGTATCCCAAGATAAAGTCTGTGGATCGCGGGTCCGCGCCGTCCGCTGGCCTCAGAGGCCTCCCGAGGAGGTTCTGGCTCTACACGGCGTCGTCCTCTCTGCTTCTGGCTGGCTATATTCACTGGTCCATCGCGTCGATGTACATAGCCTCGGAGAAACTTGCCTCTGCGTCTGATATAGCCCTCGCGTACTCCGTGGCCATGGCGGTCGACGCGCTAGTAGCTCTGCCGGCTGGCATTATGTACGATAAGCTCGGCCTGAAGAGCCTCACCCCTGCTCCCTTGCTCGTCACTCTGATCCCCCTCTTCATGTTTCGCTCGGAGATCTCGGCTTCTCTCTACGTCGTCGGAGCCCTCTGGGGGGTAGTGATGGGTCTCTACGAAACCAACATGAGAGCGGCCGTCGCGGATCTCGTGGAGCCGCGCGACAGATCGATGGCCTATGGCACCTTCGGCCTAATGACGGGGGCTTCGTGGTCAGCCGGGGGCTTCGTCTTCTCTTCCCTCCTGAGTCGCGAATCCTCGCTGCTCCTCTATGTCGCGTTAGTCGAGGCCCTCTCTCTGGCCTCTCTCCTCTGGCTCGCGAGGAGCGATGAGCGGTGA
- a CDS encoding thioredoxin family protein codes for MCGLSEHVDRELEELLERLARETFSGPPRELEELEEQCCSPGLLGPTVIEATRSSELRRILRGCRVVVVTFYTPDCPYCYFFEPVFARVASEYKGRAAFVRVNAAEAPLIAQQMMVLSVPQTVLFVDGRMAMRIPGPVDEDSLSHVVREHLKTVGCIN; via the coding sequence GTGTGCGGGTTGAGCGAGCACGTAGATCGGGAGCTCGAGGAGCTGCTCGAGAGGCTCGCGCGCGAGACCTTCTCGGGCCCCCCGAGAGAGCTCGAGGAGCTGGAGGAGCAGTGCTGCTCTCCGGGGCTTCTCGGGCCGACCGTCATAGAGGCGACCCGCTCCAGCGAGCTCAGGAGGATCCTGAGGGGATGCAGAGTAGTTGTCGTCACGTTCTACACGCCCGACTGCCCCTACTGTTACTTCTTCGAGCCGGTCTTCGCGAGAGTGGCTTCGGAATATAAGGGCAGGGCGGCCTTCGTCAGGGTGAACGCCGCCGAGGCCCCCCTGATCGCGCAACAGATGATGGTGTTATCGGTTCCTCAGACGGTCTTGTTCGTCGACGGGAGGATGGCGATGAGGATCCCCGGGCCCGTCGACGAGGACTCTCTCTCTCACGTAGTGCGAGAGCACCTGAAGACCGTGGGCTGCATCAATTGA
- the argC gene encoding N-acetyl-gamma-glutamyl-phosphate reductase: MRAAAVLGASGYAGGELLRLLALHPEIEVKKVYSRTYSDKPVYYAHPHLKGFYANLRFENPSGGSLPDVDVVFNALPHGEGIHITAKFAEVGTIVVDLSADYRLKDPEKYKVWYGFEHPYPDLLSKFVYGLPELNREELRGAKLIASPGCNSTAALLAAAPLIKEGIADLSTLIIDVKVGSSEAGRRPYEGSHHPEREGAIRPYEAWGHRHLEEFLQEASKLAGGKRMRASLIPHAVSSVRGALASVHSWLAVDVDEKELWKAYARFYRGSPFIRITYATPHKLPDAKNVVGSNFADVGFALESYTSRVSGFAAIDNLVKGASGQAIQALNVALGLDETAGLVLPPVRPA, from the coding sequence TTGCGCGCGGCGGCCGTATTGGGAGCCTCCGGGTACGCGGGCGGGGAGCTCCTGAGGCTCCTCGCTCTCCACCCCGAGATCGAGGTGAAGAAGGTCTACTCGAGGACCTACAGCGATAAGCCGGTCTATTATGCTCACCCCCACCTGAAGGGCTTCTACGCCAATCTCAGGTTCGAGAACCCGAGCGGGGGGTCACTCCCAGATGTCGACGTGGTCTTCAACGCCTTGCCGCACGGCGAGGGCATACACATCACGGCCAAGTTCGCCGAGGTCGGCACAATAGTCGTCGACCTCAGCGCGGATTACAGGCTCAAGGACCCCGAGAAATATAAGGTCTGGTACGGCTTCGAGCACCCGTACCCCGACCTGCTTTCCAAGTTCGTCTACGGGCTACCCGAGCTGAATCGAGAGGAACTCCGAGGGGCTAAGCTCATAGCATCGCCCGGCTGCAACTCCACGGCGGCTCTGCTGGCCGCGGCCCCCCTCATCAAAGAGGGGATCGCGGACCTAAGCACTCTGATTATAGATGTCAAGGTGGGGAGCAGCGAGGCGGGCAGGAGGCCCTACGAGGGGAGCCACCACCCGGAGAGGGAGGGCGCCATAAGACCGTACGAGGCCTGGGGGCATAGACACCTCGAGGAGTTCCTCCAAGAGGCGTCGAAGCTCGCCGGAGGGAAGAGGATGAGAGCGTCGCTGATTCCGCACGCCGTCTCCAGCGTGCGGGGGGCGCTCGCGAGCGTCCACTCCTGGCTCGCGGTAGACGTAGACGAGAAGGAGCTGTGGAAAGCCTACGCCAGATTCTACCGGGGATCCCCGTTCATCAGAATAACCTATGCCACCCCTCATAAGCTACCCGACGCTAAGAACGTCGTGGGCAGCAACTTCGCCGACGTGGGCTTCGCCTTGGAGAGTTACACCTCGAGGGTCTCGGGATTCGCCGCCATAGACAACTTAGTCAAGGGGGCCTCGGGTCAGGCCATTCAGGCTCTCAACGTGGCTCTGGGCCTCGACGAGACCGCGGGGCTCGTGCTGCCCCCGGTGAGGCCTGCTTAG
- the prf1 gene encoding peptide chain release factor aRF-1: MPAALEGKLKVDRATLAQIVRELKTWKAPATTLLSLYVPPGRPVSDVISLLRQELSITDNIKLKRTKDAVQAALTMALERLSMIQKIPENGLALFCGKDSDNRDEICVAFSPPEAVRVFFYRTDKWFHTEFLEDMLEEKELYGLIIVERDEATIGLLAGNRITVLDELADYIPGKHSKGGQSQRRYDRIIEQMVEDFYKKVAERAKELLEPYLAQGRLRGLLIGGPGYSKKDFVSGEYLDHRLRALVLPTLIDVAYQGEVGLREMVLKAENVIQGNKYARIVNKIEELKVHMARDDGLAVFGESEVSSAIESRVLETLIVVEDHPKLEELKSKASSSGAEVVIVPSSIPENEWLSRAFGGVAGVLRLKARGGS; this comes from the coding sequence GTGCCCGCGGCTCTCGAGGGGAAGCTGAAGGTCGATCGAGCGACTCTAGCCCAAATAGTGAGAGAGCTCAAGACGTGGAAGGCCCCGGCCACCACTCTGCTCTCGCTCTACGTCCCGCCCGGCAGGCCCGTCAGCGACGTGATCTCGTTGCTGAGGCAGGAGCTCAGCATAACGGATAACATAAAGCTCAAGAGGACGAAAGACGCCGTCCAAGCGGCTCTAACCATGGCTCTCGAGAGGCTCTCCATGATTCAGAAGATCCCCGAGAACGGCCTAGCCCTATTCTGCGGGAAAGACTCCGATAACAGGGACGAGATATGCGTAGCCTTCTCCCCGCCCGAGGCCGTTCGCGTCTTCTTCTACAGGACCGATAAGTGGTTCCATACTGAGTTCCTCGAGGACATGTTGGAGGAGAAGGAGCTCTACGGCTTGATAATCGTGGAGAGGGACGAGGCCACGATAGGCCTTCTGGCCGGTAACAGGATAACCGTCCTCGACGAGTTGGCCGACTACATTCCCGGCAAACACAGCAAAGGCGGGCAGAGCCAGAGGAGGTACGACAGAATAATCGAGCAGATGGTCGAGGACTTCTACAAGAAGGTGGCCGAGCGAGCCAAAGAGCTCCTGGAGCCCTACTTAGCGCAGGGGAGGCTGAGAGGCCTGCTGATCGGGGGACCTGGCTACAGTAAGAAGGACTTCGTGAGCGGCGAGTACCTCGACCACAGGCTGAGAGCTCTAGTCCTGCCGACGCTCATCGACGTGGCTTACCAGGGGGAGGTCGGGCTGAGGGAAATGGTGCTGAAGGCCGAGAACGTCATCCAAGGCAACAAGTACGCGCGGATCGTCAACAAGATCGAGGAGCTTAAGGTCCACATGGCGAGAGATGATGGACTGGCCGTCTTCGGGGAGAGCGAGGTCTCGAGCGCGATCGAGAGCAGGGTCCTCGAGACCCTGATCGTGGTCGAGGATCACCCCAAGCTAGAGGAGCTGAAGAGCAAGGCCTCGTCCTCCGGGGCTGAGGTGGTGATAGTACCGAGCAGCATCCCCGAGAACGAGTGGCTCTCGAGAGCCTTCGGGGGGGTCGCTGGCGTGCTCAGACTCAAAGCCCGGGGCGGCTCCTGA